One Dysidea avara chromosome 8, odDysAvar1.4, whole genome shotgun sequence genomic window, ACAACACGTACACCGTTATTTTATTTTTCAGCTGTTAAACATCTGTAGAACCCAAAGGTAAGGTGATTCACAAAGTCTGCGGAGAGTtaccacacccatatttcagaccacccgaaagaaaccacctcagagcaaactTCACCTGTTCAGAAGTTTAGTAcataatacagacttcatttcgcttttacttttTACATGCaaactgcttttaccattaacgattttgctcacgtaggtacgtatggacaaacatacataggtagataggtaggtacacacacacacccacacccacacacacttttacgaaaacaatttcagtaaatttGGCTGGTTGTAGGTGCATGCCTGGATTAACAATTTCTAGGTAGTCTATATGTGTTTGGCAGAAAGCTTAATGAACAagtcaagataccctaatagagcagtcaccctaatacaacagtcgttAGTAATGATAAACTATtgaaatcactctcatattcaatctcagagggtcTAACTTTCAAACTTTTCTTGAGAGGATGCCCTagaccccctaggttggcatgctttgcatgctgaagGTGTAACCACGCTATTTTAGTTATAGGGATACCTACATTTTAAAATTTGCCAACACACTAAATTCTCTTGGTGGCCctgcttgtttcactacttctattACTAGAACCTTAATTCATTTCTAATAATTTCTATTTACACTCATACAACTATGCACATAGTAAAGCCATTGTAGAGTCTACACTTTTCTGAAGGAAGCATTTAACAAGGCATTCAGTTAGGCAAATCTAAGTGAAAAGTTCCTTAACATAAAAGTTTGTAGAAACTTATTGCAAGTGTTATGTGGCGGAGTAATGCAAATTTAACCTCTGTGGTCAATACCAcaggtacatacatatacagtCCTACAGTACTAATTATATTTGATTTattactgctcaaatgtaacatcgTCTCACAAGAGTACAAGCAATtgaaacttgctaattaaagagtGTGGCATCCACTTTGTTTACGAATATTCATCCCTAACGGAATGGCATGAATACTCAAAAGTGATACAGTGCCACACCcattaattagcaagtttttaattgcttgcactatTGCAAGACtacgttacatttgagcagcACCATACCTCTTTGTTTGCGATCAGCTAAAGCCGTTCTCCCTTACAGGAGaaaaacacacatacatgacCACTGAGCAAAAGCCATTTTCATACAATCATTGAGTTCCATTTTATTGCTATACTGAAAAAAAGGAACTGCAAAGTTCCATCAtttatgatgaatagtcttggaatcaaagtgctagacagttggaacaacCGTAGACAGTTAGAACAACAATAAATTCAATTTGCACAGCAACAGTACAGCAAAAAAAAGTTACaggcatttaattaattaaattcaGAACTGCTACTAGCTTGATCTAATCACCATGAACTGGTAAATTCATCAAGATATAGTGCTTTTCCTATACACCTCGGATAACACAAAAAAAACCATTCAGCAATAGAATGATAACTACAAACTCTAAttctactgcattgtaaataagcacccaCAACTCAAGTGCCTTCTgtaaaaacaaagattttcttactctccatcaACAGGTAAATCCaacattttattgatttgagctttgctTTACTGCACACTTTTATTATTTATGTGTACTAAAGTAACTTAAAATATGCATATATTTATGTAACAAATGCGACCCAGTTTGGGAAAACCGGttttatcgcccatgtcagtagattcgatttttcacccagaacacgagctacatgaataaactatctaatttcacaatcaaaatcagctagactggAGTGGTCTGGTTTTTCTGGCTGCTTTTCCAAGGCAATCCGTACATGCAGTAATGGAGCTGGGAATGGCTGTATGTGACTATACCGCTCGGTAGTGTTGAATAAATATCTCTGCTGTAATTTTCttccagttttgagacctgaatggcccataacttggcctagttCATCCCTACATCTTACTTTTCAACTTTTTGAaaagcctcttgccctcctgcTGGGCCCCtacctccctccccttttggagctcacctgatacagtcaacctcagttcaAAAactggcaggaaacttagttgttggctacttgcacagtggatgctctggaaggtaaggaattggtataaaatgtgtgaaaatttggtacactgtAACACATAGCtccaaccattggcaagctaagtacttaaaaccggcatttcttgatacttttacataggcgataagaccggttttcccagactgggtcacaaatgtatTTTACCCATTTTATTTAGAATTTTGCGAAAGTAACTGAATTTCActctggtcacataatattcAAAACAAGCAATATACTCACTGGCTGGTGCTTCAGATTATCATTCTCCAATTTCAACTGGTCAACTTCGAATTTCAACTGTTCAATTTCAGTATTCTTGCGTGCCACTTGTTGGTATAAGGAAATAACATCTTTTGGGGACTCCTTCATGTAGCCATCCTTGCTCACTTGGATCCTCTCACATATAGATGCTATGGTTGGTCTCATAGCAGGATCATAATCCAGACACTCCTCCACCAGTGGCCTCAATACTTCAACCTCTCCTGTCAGTTTATCCAGGTACTGCTGACGACGTTCTACCTCAGACAAGGCTACCATCTTCCTAGTCTTATGATCATATTCCACTAGCTCAGTTGGATGGGGCCATTCTTGGTTAAATGTGTGAAGGACTATTCCAGCAAATGAAAATACATCCATAAACTGGATTTCTAGAAAGACTCTCAGGTGGCATAAAATCAACTGTTCCTGGAGCTTTAGTCAGTGTCTTTTTACTACCAATGTTTATCACCTTAGCCACTCCAAGATCACTGACCTTTGCCACATGATGTGCTGTCAATAAGATGTTGTTAGGGGAGAGGTCTCGGTGAACAATCGGAGGATCATGATTGTGAAGGTAGCACAGTCCAAGGGAGACATCATGGACAATTGAAAACTTTATATGGGCAGGAATCTTCTCATGTTTATCCACCAGTGAGGTCAAACTATCCGCCATCATCTCCATAACCATTACTGGTAGCCGCATCCTTCCCTGTACACTTCCCGCCCCCGCAGAGGGATAATAAACACCTAGGAACTGTATGATGTTTGGATGACGTAATTTACTGCATTGATGACACTCTCTCATAAACGATTCCACTGTTCGTCGCATTTCCACCTCTCCCACCTCTTCGACTAGAATGGAATGAACCTCTTTGGCGGCACAGATCGTTCCATGATAGTTTACGGCATAAACTTTCCCGTAAGCCCCACGTCCCAATTCCTTGTGATCTATTTTGGTAACTCCCTTTAAAACTAGGCCTTGAAAATCATCTCCGGAAGCCATAACTGATTTTTTGGATTTTCCACTCTACGCggcagacctctcaactctcacgaATTGGTCGTGAGACACACGATTTCAGCCTTCATATCACGACCGCTTGCTGATCTCACgattttcaataaaattttcTAAGGCACGCTGATTTAAGCCCCAAAACGTCTTGTAGCAGGTATCACGTGGTCAGTTGATTAGAATAGTGGGGCGCTTCTGTATTTCGAGCTGGAAATTTTGGCGGTTTCCCGTATTTTTGAATGTGTCACcatagatagggtccgcaacgtaaAAAATGAAGCTGCAAGAAATAAATccccgactatcgtagtatgttacccttagtgccccatcactaataccacccttggtttggaactgagttcccttgttggagagacacgcggattttaatatctcacgtgattgatctttatttcgtgcgctccaaagacgtccagagctcccagattctgagtgtgatatcaagtgttgttggcctaccaaaccatgcatagaagtgagtaaaactttgTGTGTGTTTTCCACGGAGGCTGACTTTCTGCGGATGGGTCGAGAAAATTTTTCGTTCGaggtgctctaccagccaagagaagagaagccaatcctatcacataagatggtaatgaagttggatgtataagtattctatacaccaagtttgaaagagctgcgacctttctaaccatctgcctgacagagatgaaattttcagtgcaatgatctttaatgattttggtgggttgcctccttcctactgttacaaactgtcttcctaggagctttaaatcaggggaagatccagaagaacatctgaggcttctaagaagtggtcaaatccttgacttttaaagttaaaaggtcattggaagctactactctaatagaacattcagtattctattagaacaaccataGTCACTACAATTGCCATCTGCTTTTGATTGTGTCAGTTGAACAGCTGTATAGATTGCTTGCcaagtgtgcattttatggATGTTTAAATATTGATATTTTAACTTTGCGATGATGCAAGTAATGCAGAGTCCAGGATACTGGAGAGTCTAATagtatttgaaatccattcatTTGTTATGGagtaattattttgtatgaGCTGGAGCACTTTATTGCAGGACCAGCTCATTAActtcacattttacatacctggttttctatacgaaaattaacaacaataatgtatCTTGTGTAACTGCCTAAATAAATAACAACTCAGTAATGCAGGTATAGCCATGATACCCTAATGCTGCTGTGTATATGGCCTATGAGTTTGTGAAATTATTGATTCATGACtaacagcggcggaggaagtagttgatatgagggggggctgggctgacccagacttatttctatagtttggtaagggaagaccaaaaaaaaaaaaaaaaaggtcgcaaccaactgacaagagctttccacctcaccagctaccatttctagctgataaactacataaaaatcctttcatagctcgctacacactgactggagataaccatcattaacaattgtgatgaaaagatgtacaacaaaacaaataggcatgtgaaacctcggacagcatgcgaacacaaaaagtagaggactacactgtgggcatggcaaggcaaaaacaacaacaacaaaaaagactaattactgtaattacaaaaataaaactgtctaatttgtgcaccactctgtacagtttcgtgctagaaaaattctctgagaggcagagatactggcagaggcagcagCATCTAACCATTCCTTAATAATGTGCTTCGAAATCCTTATATCAGCTTGAACAAAGTTTAACAAATAAGATAAATTCTTGATGgaagacacttgaaaatgaccaAGTACCGTGATTTCAATGGTGTCATAATAGTTAGCAATATTTAGGCGATCAAATTCAGCCAACAGCTGCAGATACTCAGTTTTGCTCTGCTTCCTATTGCGAGCAGACTGGATGTGATGGATGGAGTCCAGAGGGCATGTTAGTTCCAACAGAGTGATGGAAGAACTCTGGGAATTATATATTACAATGTCTGGACGGTAGGATGTAATAAGGAGACTCATCGGAATTGTAGACTGTGGAGAATTATCAGCATGGAAATTAGGTATATCAGCAAACACTTTAACAAATGGGATGTCAGCAAATGCTTCAGAAAGTTTAGTGGCCAAAACACGAAGAACCTGATCATGACGGTAGGtatatactttattagagtgactgctctattagagtatctcgatctttatcacgattttcaaccccactccaagaaagatcatttcggtgtgatatcattctgagggggggggctaagccccctagccccccccctttccgccaccTATGATGACTAAGATAGAGGTAAAGCTTCACAGTTTTATCTGTCAATGTGTTCTATTAGTAGAGCTGGGaaatatactggtattgttagtaatctgtggtatttaagtcataccgggTTTGATACCTCCTGTTTTTTTTAATACTGCTATGCCGTCTGGACactatggcttccctgtgggcttgtttcatcccatatttagaaggtaaccagacatgtgacaatgtttgtaagCAGGTGCTGAtatagtcagctaaccaaactatgtaagcAAGTTTGTTAGTGGTAGTTGGTACCTGAGGcatgctgagctaccatgggtatttggtgcttttattgaggtaaatggcagttactttaatattaATGGCTTTTACatcaataccgtgatatttagtaataccgtgatacttttatggaaggtatatcGTTTGTTATTTTTTCAATACCACCCAGCActatctattagagtagtttattacTTGATAGGTGTGAATAGATTACACACATTTTTGAAGTGTCcttttatcatgttttgcacAGGTAGTGAAAATAGGGCAGGGAACTGTACTATATTTAGATTTTCCTACAGCACGCATGCGCACGTTTTTTTGATtgttgtacagaaaattgcattgtctttgcaacaaccggccatgcgcggtttgagcatgcgcgtgttttgagtAATAAAAAGCGCGCTATACCGGGTATAACAGTCCGCAGGTATCGAAGCCGTTCAATTCAGCGTCAGTTAAATCATTGTATAAccggaattatacacacttttacggcaagtataccaggaatggtaggatcattactagttagcaaataccaaaaccctgtattgcacgcattttattattcaaaacacgcgcatgctcaaaccgcgcatggccggtagttgcaaagacaatgcaattttctgtaacCTGTAATACATAGTGAGCACGTTTGTAGTTGTGATGTATCTTTTCTGATCTATATGATTTGGTGTATCTTATTGGAActttacatggtgtcagaagtggccGAATAAAGCGTTCCTGATTATGGAGAACTTAAAACCACCTAACGAACTTGATCTATCACCAAATGGACGTACCACTGTAGCGGAAAAATGGCGCCAATGGAAGCAAACTATGCAGTTATTTATCGATCTAACCATGTCTAAGAATACGGAAAAAGAAAAGTGCAGTGCTTTTTCTTTACACCATTGGCCAAGCTGGTCGCGACGTATACAACACAATGACCCTCAGAGAGGAGGAAGCTGATAAGATTGACATACTCTTCTCCAAATTTGAAGCATATTGCAAGCCGAAACAAAATGTGACGATCGAGCGATATCGTTTTAACACTCGCGCACAGGACGAAGAAGAAACAATTGACCAATACGTGACAGAGTTGagactcattgcaaagaactgTGGCTATGGCGACCTGGAAGACCAGTTAGTTCGAGACAGGATAGTTTATGGAACTAACTCAGAAGAGGTGAGACAGCGTCTATTACGAATTGACGATCTATCACTTCAGAAGGCTATCTCCGTTTGTCGTGTGGACGCAGAGTCCAGGAAGAGCTCCAAGTATATTGCTGAGACGAGTGGAGAAGTGTTTGGTCTAAGGTCTAGCAATAAACCACACAGGTTCCGAAGAGAAGTCACCAAAGATACCAAGAAATTCACAGAAGGTCCAAGGCGTCCTTGTGGTTGTTGTGGTCCTGTGCACAATAGAAAGCAGTGCCCAGCATATGGCAAACGCTGCCACAAGTGCAACAAGCTCAATCATTTCTCCAAATACTGCAGAAGTTCTAATCGCACAACAGATGCAATCGAACAATGTGAGGATCCCACGGATTCAGATGATGCCGAATCACTTTTTATTGATGCTATCAAAAATGACACAGAACTCACTCTTAGTGATTGTTATACCACACTTCAAGTTGAAGGCTCAGCAGTTAAGTTCAAAGTCGACACTGGCTCACAGGTTAACATTTTGCCACTGAGATAATACAGAAAGTTGAAAACCCAGCCACCACTCACCAAATCCTCAACAAAACTTTCCGGCTATAGTGGTGGAAATCTCAAGGTGGTGGGCTGCAGCCGTATCACATGCCAACAAAGACCATTACTCTTCTATGTAGTTGACACAACACAAGACCCCATCCTTGGTCTAGCAGCATCACAAAATCTGGGCATTGTCAAGATTGTTTTAAACATAGCCCATGACACCAAGCACCCTGTGGCACAATTTCCAAAGCTTTTCAAGGGTTTAGGCTGTTTAAAAACACCCTACCACATACAAACAGATTCATCAATCACACCAGTAGTAAATCCTCCTCGAAACCAACCCGTTGCCATCAGAGATCGGCTCAAGAACACACTTGATGACATGGAAAAGATGGGTGTAGTCAGAAGAGTTGATGGGCCCACAGATTGGGTAAATTCATTGGTTGTGGTTGAGAAacccaaaacaaaaaaaactgcgGGTTTGCCTTGACCCCAGACATCTCAACAATGCTATACGTCGAGAGCACTTTCAACTTCCCACCCTAGAGGACATCACCACTCGATTGTCAGGAGCCAGTATTTTTTCCAAGCTAGATGCCAACCATGGCTACTGGCAAATACCTCTGTCAGAAGAGAGCCAACTGTTAACCACTTTCAACAGTCCTTTTGGTCGCTACTGTTTTCAGAGAATGCCATTTGGGATCAAATCAGCTCAAGAGGTATTTCAGAAGCGAATGTGCCAGCTTATAGGTGATTTGCCTGGAGTGGAGACTGACATTGATGATATCTTGGTATGGGGAACCAATCAGGAGGAACACGACAGTAGGCTTGCAGCAGTTTTGAAATGATGCGAGGAAATCAACCTCACTTTAAACCAAGATAAGTGTTTGTTTGGAGTCCCTGAAGTGACCTACATCGGTCATATTCTCAATGCTGAGGGTGTCAAACCTGACCCTGCAAAAGTTCGAGCCATCAAAGACATGCCAGCACCAAGCGACAAGAAGGGTGTTGAGAGGTTGCTTGGAACAATCAACTACCTGGCGAAATTCATCCCCAACATGTCAACCATCACACAACCAGTCCGAAGCTTGTTGAAGTCAGACATCATTTTTGAGTGTAAAGAGTCCCAGGAAAAGGCTTTTCAGGAAATCAAGGAAGTCCTATCAAAGCACCCTGTTCTGGCATATTTTGATGTCACCAAGCCCGTCACCATCTCATGTGATGCATCACAGTCAGGTCTTGGTGCAGTCATCCTACAAGACTCCAAGCCCATCGCGTACGTTTCTAGAGCACTCACAGATACAGAAACAAGGTACACACAAATAGAAAAGGAGTTACTTGCAGTTGTGTTTGCCTTCCACAGGTTTCACCAATATGTGTATGGGAAAGACGTCATAGTAGAATCTGACCACAAGCCATTGGAGGCCATCACAAGGAAGCAGTTATCGGCTGCACCACCCCGACTACAAAGGATGTTGTTGCAACTCCAAAGATATTCATTTTCACTAGTTTACAAACCCGGTAAAGAAATGACACTTGCTGATACCCTGTCACGTGCTTATCTGGAAGATGAACCCAACTCTGATAACTTAAGTGAGGATCTTATTTGTGCAGTGAACATGGTGTTGAACAATCTGCCAGTGTCGGATGCCAAGCTAAAGGCAATACAGCAGGCAACCAGGGCTGACCCAGTCATGACCAAATTACAAAGTGTTATCAGGTTAGGATGGCCAAACAACCGGGTAGAAGTCCCCCAGTGCCTAAGGGCCTACTGGAACTTTCGAGAAGAACTGAGTGAGGCTAACGGAATTATCCTCAAGGGTGAGAGAATAGTGATACCCACTAGCTTGAGAAAAGAGATGCTTGAGAAGATCCATGCAAGCCACATGGGCATAGTCAAATGCAAAAGGAGGGCTAAAGATGTTCTTTTCTGGCCTGGGATGGGAAGAGATATTGAGGAACGAATAGCCACATGCGAAACATGCTCACAGCACCAGTTATCTAACACTAAGGAGCCAATGATATCTGATGAACCACCAACACGGCCATGGGAACTGGTCTCGACAGACTTATTTCACCTTGAGGGAGAAGACTACCTACTCATTGTAGACAGTTACTCACACTACATTGAGATTGTTAAACTCAAAAGCACAACAAGCAAAACAGTGATTGAGGGTACCAAATCAATATTTGCGCGTCATGGCATACCCAGAATAATCAAAAGTGACAATGGACCACAGTACACATCGGGCGAGTACAAAGAATTCAGTAAGAACTGGGGTTTCCACCATGTAACTGTCAGCCCATACTACCCACAAGCAAACGGATTGGCTGAGAAGTCAGTACAAATAATCAAACGCTTGATAAAGAAAGCTAAGAGTGATGGGAGAGATCCCTACCTAAGCCTACTTGAATACCGTAACACACCAATAAACAATGTTGGATCTCCAGCTCAATTATCTATGGATCGAAGACTAAACTCACTCTTGCCATGCATGTCAGAGCAACTAGCTCCCCAAGTGATTGATCCCAAAAAGGTCACTGAGGCCACTAGACAGGTGCAAGAAAGGAACAAGAAATATTATGACAGAAGTGCTAAGGAACTCCCCAGTCTGAAACCCAGAGATGCTGTCAGAGTTCAAATGGGTAACAAATGGGTTCCAGGAACAGTAAAGGGACTGGCTGACACTCCGAGATCGTACATTGTGAGAGTACCTGGTGGCCAAGAACTTCGCCGAAATCGTAGGCATCTCAGAAAAGGTTCCTTGCAGCCAGCAGCATCAGTACACACAGATGATGACGACGACATTGCTATGCAACCGGCGGAACGATCTGTAGTGGAAGACCCTAGTGAGACACAGGCTCAGGAGTTTTCGCAAACCTCAAGAGGTCGAACTATCCGTACTCCAGCGAGGTATCAAGATTTTGTGAAACACTAAGCTATGAGCAGTTTGGACTTTTTTTTTTCTGCTGTGTAGTAGGGGGAGTTGTACTATATTTAGATTTTCCTACAGCACGCATGCGCACGTTTTTTTGATTGTTGTAACCTGTAATACATAGTGAGCACGTTTGTAGTTGTGATGTATCTTTTCTGATCTATATGATTTGGTGTATCTTATTGGAACTTTACAGGAACCACAGGCCATGCATGGTCCCCCAGTTTTGGTGGTAAATTCTTGTAGCAAAAGATCAACGTGCTCTtaatcattctaatagagcaatcacaaacTGCTTTATTTTTAAAGTGACACCCAAAGTACTGTCTCAGAGCCCTGGGGCATACATCCAGATGGAATCTGTGTCTGTATGGGCTAATTAAAGAACTTTTTACATTCAATTGCAAGTAggtctgagtcaaatatgctcaaaattttgcccaaaattctttcaggaatttccctaaattttcacctattatgctcatcagatgttcccattatgcttgcattatgctcttagCCAGGTTAGCAACAATTCTGACAATTATctttgaacattttaatcagtgaat contains:
- the LOC136263805 gene encoding uncharacterized protein, yielding MTLREEEADKIDILFSKFEAYCKPKQNVTIERYRFNTRAQDEEETIDQYVTELRLIAKNCGYGDLEDQLVRDRIVYGTNSEEVRQRLLRIDDLSLQKAISVCRVDAESRKSSKYIAETSGEVFGLRSSNKPHRFRREVTKDTKKFTEGPRRPCGCCGPVHNRKQCPAYGKRCHKCNKLNHFSKYCRSSNRTTDAIEQCEDPTDSDDAESLFIDAIKNDTELTLSDCYTTLQVEGSAVKFKVDTGSQVNILPLR